A window of Companilactobacillus allii genomic DNA:
ATTATTGCTATTTTACTATTAATTAGATGATTTTTGTAGAATCATTTGAAATTCTGCCATATAATAATGGAATAATTTCAAAATTCCAAAAACGTATCCAGATTATGATAAATGAATTTATCTATTCTGATGGTCACTACCAATTGAATTAAATTATAATTCTCCATGAAAGTGAATACATTGAATGGACAATCTAGTAAACTTATATAGGTAAGTGTGATATTTTAATATCATAGGCTTTGGATAGATTTGGGTAAAAGTTATTACGATGTCCTATAGGGAGGCACATATTGAAAGTTATTATTGTCGGTTGTACACACGCCGGAACCGCTGCTGTTGAGCAGATTTTGAAGGATCATCCTGATACAGATGTCACTGTATATGAGCGTGAGGATAATATTTCATTCTTATCATGTGGGATTGCGTTGTATCTTGGTCGTATTGTAGATAATCTTGAGGAGATGTTCTATGCTGACCCAGATACTTTGGAGTCACTCGGAGCTAGCGTTAAGATGCAACATAGTGTTGAGAGTATTGATGCTAAAAGTAAATCAATGGTTATTAAAGATCTTACTACTGGTAAGGAATTCACTGACAGTTACGATAAGCTTATCATGACGACTGGTTCTGTTGTAAGTACTCCAAATATGCAAGGAATCAACAATCCTCGTATTTTGTTCTGCAAGAATTATGAACAAGCTAAGACTATTTATGAATCAGCTAAGAATTTCCAAAGTATCGCTATTGTTGGTGGTGGATATGTTGGTGTTGAATTGGCTGAAAGCTACGCTAATACCGTACATGAAGTTACGCTTATTCAATCAGGTGGCCAGATTCTAAAGAATTATGTCGATAAGCCATTGTCTGATAAGATCATTGGTTTATTAAAGGAGCACTATGTTAACGTTTATCTAAATGAACGTGTACAAAGTTTTGAAGATGGTAAGGAACTTACTATTAATACAGACAAGGGTACACATAAGGCTGACTTAGTTATCATGTGTACAGGATTTGATGCTAATACTGGTCTATTAAAGGGACAAGTTGATATGGATGATCGCAATGCTTTGATCATTAATGACTATGTTCAAACATCAGATCCAGATATTTACTCAGCTGGGGATGCTTGTGCTGTTAACTTTAATCCAACACAAAAGCCACTATATATTCCTCTAGCATCTAATGCAGTTCGTCAAGGTGCTTTAGCAGGTAAGAATGTCTTTGGCGATATCCAAAAGTACATGGGAACACAAGGTTCAACAGGTATGGAGCTATTTGAACATACTTTGGCTTCAACAGGTATCACGTTACATAATGCCTTAAGTGCTGGACTCAACGCTGATCAAGTTGAGTATCATGCTAATTATCGTCCAGACTTTATGCCAACCAACGCCTTGATCCAGATATTCTTAGTTTATGATAAGGATTCTCGTAAGATATTGGGTGCTCAATTATTCAGTAAGCATGAAGTAGCTCAATCCGCTAATGCAGTCTCGATAGCAATTCAAAATAACAATACAATTGATGATCTAGCTTTTGTTGATATGTTGTTCCAACCAAACTATGATAATCCTTGGAATTATCTTAATTTGGTAGCTCAAATGGCAATTGATAAACTTGATTATGAAGTTGCAAAATAAAAATAAGTACAAAAAAACCTCCTGGAATGGCAAAATTTCAGGAGGTTTTTTACATAGGGGATAATTCTTAAAACTGTGGGGGATATTTCAATAAATTGTACCGTTATCCACGTTTGTTAGGGAGGAGCCTTTCGACGGAAAGTAAATCCAACGTGAATAACATTGTTGAGTATACCAATATTATTTAAGGACCTCCTTTTTTTCGAGAATGTTCTCTCTTTATGCCATGATTATATCAGGAATATACTCATTTCACAATATGTAAATGGCCGTGAAAATATTATTCACAACTAGTAACAACTAATATGACTGATACAACAATGAATATGTGAATAAAAAAACTGAAAAATACTCTTTTTTAACTTCACAAGAGAATATTTTTCAGTAAATATAATTATTAACCATACCAATTCGACTCATCGAGCTCTAAAGCATCTTCAATGGACCACCATCGATACCCTTAGTAAGTGTCATTTCGGTCTTTGGATCAATGTTAGTTTCAGAAGTTAATATGTAAAAGAGGTGACGTTTCAAATCGTCTTCTTCCATTTTTGACTTTAAGTGCCAAGCGTCATGTAGACCGTTGCTTGAAATTGTACCTAATTTGTCTATGCCTTTTAAGTTCTTAGGATCAATTAAGTTCTCAGGGGATGTCTTTATCTCAATGAAGTAGTTAGTGTACCAATCAAAAAATTTCAAAAATTCTTGCATGGGTTCCTCCATAAATGCTTTGATACTACTATCATAGGTTACTTT
This region includes:
- a CDS encoding FAD-dependent oxidoreductase, producing MKVIIVGCTHAGTAAVEQILKDHPDTDVTVYEREDNISFLSCGIALYLGRIVDNLEEMFYADPDTLESLGASVKMQHSVESIDAKSKSMVIKDLTTGKEFTDSYDKLIMTTGSVVSTPNMQGINNPRILFCKNYEQAKTIYESAKNFQSIAIVGGGYVGVELAESYANTVHEVTLIQSGGQILKNYVDKPLSDKIIGLLKEHYVNVYLNERVQSFEDGKELTINTDKGTHKADLVIMCTGFDANTGLLKGQVDMDDRNALIINDYVQTSDPDIYSAGDACAVNFNPTQKPLYIPLASNAVRQGALAGKNVFGDIQKYMGTQGSTGMELFEHTLASTGITLHNALSAGLNADQVEYHANYRPDFMPTNALIQIFLVYDKDSRKILGAQLFSKHEVAQSANAVSIAIQNNNTIDDLAFVDMLFQPNYDNPWNYLNLVAQMAIDKLDYEVAK